The following proteins come from a genomic window of Alphaproteobacteria bacterium:
- a CDS encoding YbgC/FadM family acyl-CoA thioesterase produces the protein MLMKKLPDYHFRIHYADTDAGGLVYHAAYLEICERARMESLHEAGMDLVNHHQKTGEFFVVRHMVIDFLKPAKLGDLLLIETYVKLVQKASFVFHQKIIKKNENSVLFEADVKLACLNSIGKAVRLSENVFNLLNK, from the coding sequence CACTTCCGCATTCATTATGCAGATACGGATGCGGGCGGGCTCGTTTATCATGCTGCCTATCTTGAGATTTGTGAAAGAGCTAGGATGGAATCATTGCATGAAGCTGGGATGGATCTGGTGAATCATCATCAAAAGACAGGCGAGTTCTTTGTTGTGCGTCATATGGTTATCGATTTTTTGAAGCCAGCAAAGTTGGGTGATCTGCTTTTAATTGAAACTTACGTGAAGCTTGTGCAGAAAGCATCATTTGTTTTTCATCAAAAGATTATCAAGAAAAATGAAAATAGTGTTTTATTTGAGGCAGATGTCAAACTTGCTTGCTTGAATTCAATTGGAAAAGCTGTTAGATTATCTGAAAATGTGTTTAATTTATTAAACAAATAG
- the tolQ gene encoding protein TolQ: METVDTAVSAIEGTALAGSVATRDLSIWGLISGADFVVQVVMFLLLIASIWCWAIIFDKWRLVRKLKRQADEFEHNFWSGMSLDRLYDSIGHKAVDPLAAIFSSGMREWRRSSDKKVSESEEVRFSLRERLERVMRLTISREITRIENSMGFLASIGSVAPFVGLFGTVWGIMNSLGGIAAAKQTSLAVVAPSMAEALLATALGLVAAIPAVLAYNKFSQDIARYVERLDNFSDEFLSIVSRHMEDQV, encoded by the coding sequence ATGGAAACTGTCGATACAGCAGTCAGTGCAATTGAAGGAACAGCTTTGGCTGGATCTGTTGCCACGCGTGATTTGTCAATCTGGGGGCTGATCTCAGGTGCAGACTTTGTGGTTCAAGTTGTGATGTTTTTATTGTTGATTGCGTCAATTTGGTGCTGGGCAATTATTTTTGACAAATGGCGTTTGGTGCGTAAACTCAAAAGACAAGCTGATGAATTTGAACATAATTTTTGGTCAGGCATGTCATTGGATCGCTTGTATGATTCAATTGGTCATAAGGCTGTTGATCCTCTGGCGGCTATTTTCAGTTCAGGGATGAGAGAATGGCGCAGATCATCAGATAAAAAAGTGAGCGAAAGTGAAGAAGTGCGCTTTAGTTTGCGTGAGAGATTAGAGCGCGTGATGCGTCTCACAATCTCAAGAGAAATTACACGTATTGAAAATTCTATGGGTTTTTTAGCGTCAATTGGGTCTGTTGCTCCGTTTGTTGGTCTATTCGGAACCGTTTGGGGAATTATGAACTCTTTGGGTGGCATTGCAGCAGCGAAACAAACCAGCCTTGCAGTTGTAGCGCCAAGCATGGCAGAAGCATTGCTTGCAACAGCTCTTGGTCTTGTTGCAGCGATCCCTGCTGTTTTGGCTTATAATAAATTCAGCCAAGATATTGCGCGCTATGTTGAACGGCTTGATAATTTTTCAGATGAGTTTTTATCTATCGTGTCACGTCATATGGAGGATCAGGTCTAA
- a CDS encoding cell envelope integrity protein TolA, translating into MENMQRSSLIMSGIFHVFLLAFMIFGLPSLSKRDMKEYNAVPIEIVDIDQFTNIKQRSKMKKDVPQIAQAMPKPAKELPKPPAEKKAEEAPKPEPVKEDVVAEAKEEAPADPKVENIPDPFAEPIKKAEEEKPKPPAPDLTKVKKPKPIKRPVPPKKDPEPQKQVASADEDNQFDALLKNIQSKEIIEQVVKVDPEKKEAETEEVAEAVVNAPSISEKLSISEEDALRRQIEGCWSVPAGARDAENLIVDIRIEINPDRTVKKAEILNGLKMAVDPFYRAAAESARRAVLNPRCSPLQLPENKYEQWKVFTISFNPRDMLKPN; encoded by the coding sequence ATGGAAAATATGCAACGCTCATCTTTGATTATGTCGGGCATTTTCCATGTATTTTTGCTTGCCTTTATGATTTTTGGTCTTCCTTCTCTTTCTAAAAGAGATATGAAAGAATATAATGCGGTTCCGATTGAGATTGTTGATATTGATCAATTTACAAATATCAAACAAAGATCAAAAATGAAAAAGGACGTGCCGCAAATTGCGCAAGCAATGCCAAAACCAGCAAAAGAATTGCCAAAACCGCCAGCTGAAAAAAAGGCTGAAGAGGCCCCAAAGCCTGAGCCTGTAAAAGAAGATGTTGTGGCAGAAGCAAAAGAAGAGGCGCCAGCAGATCCAAAGGTTGAAAATATCCCTGATCCATTTGCTGAACCAATCAAAAAGGCTGAAGAAGAAAAGCCAAAACCACCAGCACCGGATTTGACAAAAGTCAAAAAGCCAAAGCCAATCAAACGTCCTGTTCCGCCGAAGAAAGATCCTGAGCCTCAGAAGCAAGTTGCATCAGCTGATGAAGATAATCAATTTGATGCCTTGCTTAAGAATATTCAATCGAAAGAGATTATTGAGCAAGTTGTGAAGGTTGATCCAGAAAAGAAAGAAGCGGAGACTGAAGAGGTTGCTGAAGCTGTTGTGAATGCGCCATCGATTTCTGAAAAATTGAGCATTAGCGAGGAAGATGCTTTAAGACGCCAGATTGAAGGTTGTTGGTCTGTGCCAGCCGGTGCGCGCGATGCTGAGAACTTGATTGTTGATATTCGTATTGAGATCAATCCGGATAGAACGGTGAAAAAGGCTGAGATTTTAAACGGGCTCAAAATGGCTGTGGATCCATTCTACAGAGCTGCAGCTGAAAGTGCAAGGCGTGCTGTTTTAAATCCGCGATGCTCACCTTTGCAATTGCCGGAAAATAAATATGAGCAGTGGAAAGTTTTTACAATCTCATTTAACCCGCGCGATATGTTAAAACCAAATTAA
- the tolR gene encoding protein TolR — MGMSSSAGVSKGKKRFSSSYRPMSEINVTPFVDVMLVLLIIFMVTAPLLTVGVNVNLPKTQASAIRDDSEPLVVTLNAKGKIFVQEKEVELDKFIPLLEAVSKNNHDMKIFIKGDKTLAYQDVMQVMGRMSAAGFEKVALIADLPEKK, encoded by the coding sequence ATGGGCATGTCATCATCCGCAGGCGTCTCTAAAGGGAAAAAGCGCTTTAGCTCTTCTTATCGTCCAATGAGTGAGATCAATGTAACACCATTTGTGGATGTTATGTTGGTTCTCTTGATTATTTTTATGGTAACAGCGCCTTTGTTAACGGTTGGCGTGAATGTGAATTTGCCGAAAACACAAGCTTCTGCGATTAGAGATGATTCAGAGCCGCTTGTTGTAACATTGAATGCAAAAGGCAAAATTTTTGTGCAAGAAAAAGAAGTTGAGCTTGATAAATTTATTCCGCTTCTAGAAGCTGTGAGTAAGAATAATCATGATATGAAAATTTTTATCAAAGGTGATAAAACATTAGCCTATCAAGATGTGATGCAAGTGATGGGTAGAATGAGTGCGGCTGGATTCGAAAAGGTTGCTCTTATCGCGGATTTACCAGAGAAGAAGTAG